The Fibrobacter sp. DNA window TTTTTGGTATAGGTGGAGTGGGCGGAAGTGTTGGAGGAATGCTTTGCGGGAAGCTGCACGAAAGAGAGGACTATCGTGTTCATTTCATAGCACGCGGTAATCATCGGAAAGCAATACTTGAAAACGGTCTTGAGCTCAAGCTGCCCGATCAGAGAGTTATTTGTTGCCGCCCCAGCGGGGTATATCCCTCGCTAAGGGAAGCACCGGTTCCGGATGCTGTCCTTCTATGTGTCAAGGCATACGATCTACCGCTTGTAACTGAAGAGCTTTCAGACATTGGTAATCCGGACATGATGGTTATTCCTGTCATGAATGGTTTTGATATTTACCAGCGGGTAAGGAAAAATCTGAAAACGGGTCTGGTATTTCCATCATGCATTTACATCGGAGGGCGGAAGACCGGCGACGGGGAGTGTAATTTTTATTTTTCCGGCCCGCTGGTTTACGGCGCCGACCCGATGCGCAAGGATCACAGGCCGGAGAAACTTATTACTCTGCTTGATGAGATTATCGATAAAACTTACCTTGATGTCAAGTGGGTTGAGGATCCTTACCCGGCAATCTGGCAGAAATACATGTTCAATGTGGCTGTAAACCTGATGAATGCTTATACCGGAAAAACGCTGGGTGAAATCATGGCTGACGCTGCTTTAAAGCAGATGACAAGGGATATTCTTCATGAGACGGTGGAGGTTATCAAAAGAACCCCCGATGCTCCGGTTTTCCCTGATGCTGAGGGAAGGATCTGGGAGATAATAGAAAAGGCGCCGGCCAGTACCAAATCCGCTTATGCTGTCGATATAGAAAACCACTCAAGAAGAAATGAGGGTGAGATTTTCGGCAGAGCCATAATAGAGCTTGGCCGAAAAGCAGGAGCGGAGACCAGGAGGATCGAGGAGGTTTTTGGAGAGATCGAGACTCGTTTATCGGGGGAGCAGGAAGGCTGGAGAATTAATATCCCAGGGGCATCTTTATCTCTGGGGTGAAATTGTGACTTAAACAATTAAATTGAAAAGTTTTTTATTTTTAGGACTGTAGTACTGCGGTTTACTCTTTGGTAAAACTCAGTATACGACCTAAAATCCCCGCGTTGATTGTGATGAGGTATGGATTAAGACATACCAGGATGCTTAAACAGTATGTCTAATTGAACCTGCGTAAACTTGAGTCAATCAAAGATTCCTCAAATTATCTGTATATTCTGCGTTCAGATGTATTGAAAGGATTTACCGGAAAACCTGAAATGGTAAGAATTCTTTTTTTTAAGGTTATTGTTTCACCTTTGGGGTGAAACAGTGACTTAAACGCTTAATGCGAGTCAGAAATTCACCCCAGAGATGAATTACGGAGTCTGGTTAGTCCCGTAGGATAATTACTTTGGTTACAAAAAATGAGATAATTCACCTTATAATTATTTTAATTGTGCATAATTACATATTATTCATTATATTTTGGTTACAATCTTTTTGTAATTCCAACATAGAAGGGGGAAATTATGAGAAGTCAAAAATCATCATTGATTGTTCTGTTGTTTTCGGCTTATCTCCTTGCCCAGCCGGCGGTAATAAGCGAATCTGAAGGATGGCTGGAGTCGGTTTTTATCAAATGGACGCCAGTTGCAGGTGCCCAAAGGTACAATGTGTACTACAGTGGAGAGGGAGTAACTGACCGGAAAATTGATGATCAATTGATACGCGGCTATGGTTCATATTTCCGCGCCGATATTCCCGGTCTCAAGGCCGGGACTTACACTATCAAAGTGGTACCTGTCATTTCGGGAGTGGAAGGGGAAGCAGTTGTATCGGGTCCCCTGACTGTGAAAGCTCATGACCGCTCAGGTTTTGCTTTCTGGAATGGACGAATCCCGGGAGCCTACAAGGCTGACGGAACACCTAAAGACGGAGCGGTGGTGTTATATATCACCGAAGGTAATAAAAACACTGTTTCCCTCGATGTGACGGGGGCTACAGAAAATCCCTGTGTTGGTCTGCAGACAATTCTCGATGGGTTTAAAAAGGGCAAAGATACCCGTCCATTGATCGTTCGATTGATAGGGCAGATTACTGATTTATCCTATATGTATAACGGAGATATTGTAATAGAAAACAAGAACAATGCATCGGGTTATATAACCATTGAGGGGATAGGCAATGATGCAGTTGCAGATGGGTGGGGTATTCGAATTAAAAACGCAACCAATATTGAGATCCGGAATATTGGATTTATGAACAACAATAGTGGTGAGGGAGATAATGTTGGATTGCAGCAGAATAATGATTATATCTGGGTCCATAACTGTGACTTCTTTTATGGAGATGCGGGAAGTGATGCTGATCAGGCCAAGGGTGATGGAGCTCTGGATTGTAAGAAATCAACTTATGTGACGTTTTCCTACAATCATTTCTGGGATAGTGGAAAAAGCAACCTTCTGGGCTTGAGTGAAGGAACTACATCCGGTTTATTTATAACCTATCATCATAACTGGTATGATCACTCCGATTCCCGTCATCCTCGTGTCCGCTTTTATTCCGCACATGTTTACAACAACTATTATGATGGTATTTCAAAATATGGAGTGGGAGCAACCGAAGGTTCATCGGTTTTTGTAGAGGCCAATTACTTTCGCAATTGCAAATATCCGATCCTGATTTCAATGCAGGGCAGTGATGTGTGGGATGGTTCAGGAAATGATTACAAAAATAAGCCAACATTCTCCAAGGAGGATGGTGGGATGATAAAGGCTTTCAATAATTTTATATCCGGTCAGGAGCGTTTTGTTCCCTATGGAGATCAGAGCCCGGACTATAATATTCCAGGAATGATCAGTTCTACAACGGACTTTGATGCTTATGTTGCGACAAGCAGAGATGAAAAAGTCAGTGGATCTGTTAAATCGGCCTACGGAGAAAACACATACAACAATTTCGATACTGATCCTTCTTTAATGTACACATACACTGCTGATGTTCCGGAGGATGCCAGAGCAAAGGTCATGAAATATGCCGGGCGGGTTGATGGTGGTGACTTCAAATGGGCCTTTAATAATGCGGAGGACGATGATTCCTATGATGTAGATCCGGAGTTGAAAGCTGCATTAAAGGGCTATAAGACAACTTTACTGTTTGTGCAGGGGGAGGGAGGTTATACTGCGGTAAAGCAACAGCAGGTCAGTGCAGACG harbors:
- a CDS encoding T9SS type A sorting domain-containing protein, which gives rise to MRSQKSSLIVLLFSAYLLAQPAVISESEGWLESVFIKWTPVAGAQRYNVYYSGEGVTDRKIDDQLIRGYGSYFRADIPGLKAGTYTIKVVPVISGVEGEAVVSGPLTVKAHDRSGFAFWNGRIPGAYKADGTPKDGAVVLYITEGNKNTVSLDVTGATENPCVGLQTILDGFKKGKDTRPLIVRLIGQITDLSYMYNGDIVIENKNNASGYITIEGIGNDAVADGWGIRIKNATNIEIRNIGFMNNNSGEGDNVGLQQNNDYIWVHNCDFFYGDAGSDADQAKGDGALDCKKSTYVTFSYNHFWDSGKSNLLGLSEGTTSGLFITYHHNWYDHSDSRHPRVRFYSAHVYNNYYDGISKYGVGATEGSSVFVEANYFRNCKYPILISMQGSDVWDGSGNDYKNKPTFSKEDGGMIKAFNNFISGQERFVPYGDQSPDYNIPGMISSTTDFDAYVATSRDEKVSGSVKSAYGENTYNNFDTDPSLMYTYTADVPEDARAKVMKYAGRVDGGDFKWAFNNAEDDDSYDVDPELKAALKGYKTTLLFVQGEGGYTAVKQQQVSADGKNIHLNPVTGRMSISAYERVKKIEVYNMAGVLVKSIIDKAESKDVDIRNLRNGSYLVRVFTEKGVFNCKLIKSDYK